AAACTGCTCTTCACAGTTTTTAGTCTGATTAGTCTAAAACAGCGAGCTTTGTCTGTCGGCAACGAGAAAATGGCGGACAAAGAGGACGAAGACGATGGAGACGAGAACGGAGAAGTTGTCGGATGTCGTCTTAACCAATGGGTGATCTCTTCTGTACTCTAGAATGGAGACAGATGAAGAAACCAGGCAAGTCATTGAGGCAAAGGGAAGGCTAAGCCTTTCTTCAGGTTTGGTTTTATAATGTTTTTCTTTGTTTCAAGTTATTTACTTTCCAAAGATATGTTTGCAATGTATTTACAGCTGAGAAATTAAAACTATTTGCCTTGTAACATATTGATTGTATCTTGTTTATGTTATGTTATCTATCCTCTGCTTGTTTTGAGGACACTCTCCCCATAATGTGCGATTCTTTATAGCCGAATAAAATTCTGCATCTTTGATTTCATATTGTAGTGTAGACGAATAAAAATAAAGACATAAAACTACACAGCTATCACCTTGAAGACTAACTTGAATAATGTAAGCATAAGCCAATTTTAATCAATTTTTAGTTCAGAAAAGCAAAGGGGAAAACTTTCTGACTACAAGGCCAGCCCCATTCAGAGATGGGGAACCATCACCTACTCATCCAGACCAAAGAAAAAAAGACAAGTATATGACCTGCTTGATTAGTGATCTTATTCTCTTTATCATCGTCATCAATACTCAATTACCTACTTCCCGCTATAAAATCAACTCGGTTGACGTTAAGAAGTGGATACTAATCAAGATCTAGACTCTTTTTCATTTTTTCATAAACCATATACGTAATGCTTGCCGCTGGAACAACCTTTAGAAGATTCGGTAGGAGTCCTTTGTAGAAACCTCTATAACCTTCTCTCTGAAAAGTTCTCCGAAACACATCCGACATTCCCTTGTATGCATCCGTAGAGTTGGTGCGTTGTGCTTGCAATCTGGAAAAGCAATAATCAATTCAATATCCAATTTTAAACAAAACGATGAAAATTTTCAACATTAATACTGGCCAGCTAGTATTTGGAGTGTAATAATGAGTCTGTATTCCAGCTGTCATAAAAACACAACATGTGTTAGATCATACCTTGTTCTGATGACTTGCAATGGATACACACACGTTGCTCCAAGCGCACCAGAAATTGTTCCACATCCCAGTTGCACAAGTGGACCTGGCTCTGTTTGAacagtaaaaataaaaatatattaattttttattaaaaaaaaagaggAAAAGAAGTAAAATActaacatatacatattcataccaGTATCATGAAGAATGTGCACCCTTGACAAATCTTTTAAGGTTTCATAGGCAGCAAGATCAATGCCAGCATAAGGGATGATCCCAAGAAGAGAGGGTACGAGGCCTTTATAAAAGGCACGAGGTCCCTCATGAAGCCATATGTCCCTTGTCAGTCTTCCCAAATTGGGTGCTTTCCCATTTTCACTACCACAAGTCTGTAACCGAGTTTTGACAAGATCCAACGGGTAGATTGCGGTTTGAGCCACTGCACCAGCCATGCCACCGGCTAAAAGCCTCCCAGACGCACCGATATCGTGCTTGTCTTCCCCTCCAATGGCTTTCTTTAACATTTCATAAGCATAAAACTTGATTGCACTTTCAGGGGCTACCTTCACAACATTCAACCCATTGCCTCGGAAAAAACCTAATAGACCACCTTCCTTGAGTATCTTGTTTATAGCTGGCAAAATACAAGCTCGTTCTGTTTGGACTTGCAAAATCACTTTTAGGCGATCGAGAGGAGCAGTAGCTGTTCGAGAAGCAGCTCCTGCTATGCCCCCTGCAATAAAGTATTTGTATTTCTTGACATGCTGACTCATGCCTTCAGGAATAACAGCTTGTTCTCCAATATCTACGTGGCATACTCTTTCCCAGTGATGATAGATATTCTCAATAGTAGCTTCATGCGGGTACAGTAGAAGGAAATCTCTCCATTCTTCGAATGTTATGATTCCATTATTGTCCTTATCAACATGTTCCACGAAACGTGCAAGCTCTTCATCATCAATTTCAATTCCTGGAAAGTAGAAACTGCCATGGCTTATAAGATGAAAACAACAGTATCCTATGCCAGTTTGAATGAAAAACTTCAACCTTAAGCATAAATAAACAAAACCTTATGGATCAAAATCTACCAAATAAGCCCAAAACCAAGCAATAACTCCTCCTAAACCCCCACCTTTTGCACTTTAAACCACAAGAAGTATATGATTCCGAAATCATAACTAGGATTGAGGCAACATCACAATATAATACAACCATTACAGATATACAAAAACATAGTTTCCAGCTTCATAAACTATGACAGCCTATGTTTTGATGTACCATCATAAAAGCACAATCAATAATTCCCTATTATGTTCCTACCTTAAATAATCTGATTCACGAGCTACTTCAAACTAACTTATCATCAAATCGCGCTATTGGCCAAAGAACAAAAAGACACGCGAAACACAAGGCCATGCTAAAATATGATTATAGCCTATTGGCATAGCAAACATAACTACATTACCACCGCGAATACATATTATCCAGAGTCGATAATTAAAAAGAAGCTGAAGATACTAAAGCATACCAGCCTTAATCAGTGCATCCCAGAGCTCTTCAGGCAAAATGCAGCCGTTGTGTTCTACATCAATAGCTTGAAAAATCCGATAAAGTTCGAGCTCTTTAGCATCCATATATCTCTTAAACTCGTGATAATCAACCCTCCCATCCTTATTGGCATCACACACCCTGAACAGATCCTTTGCGTACTTATACT
This portion of the Rutidosis leptorrhynchoides isolate AG116_Rl617_1_P2 unplaced genomic scaffold, CSIRO_AGI_Rlap_v1 contig22, whole genome shotgun sequence genome encodes:
- the LOC139882029 gene encoding calcium-dependent mitochondrial ATP-magnesium/phosphate carrier protein 2-like, which produces MSGARQAVEHHVGLPKLEAQSPAKAKPGSGTGPDCSNAVKKSGQVSMDHVLLALRETREERDTRIRSLFDFFDATDVGYLDYCQIEAGLSALQIPSQYKYAKDLFRVCDANKDGRVDYHEFKRYMDAKELELYRIFQAIDVEHNGCILPEELWDALIKAGIEIDDEELARFVEHVDKDNNGIITFEEWRDFLLLYPHEATIENIYHHWERVCHVDIGEQAVIPEGMSQHVKKYKYFIAGGIAGAASRTATAPLDRLKVILQVQTERACILPAINKILKEGGLLGFFRGNGLNVVKVAPESAIKFYAYEMLKKAIGGEDKHDIGASGRLLAGGMAGAVAQTAIYPLDLVKTRLQTCGSENGKAPNLGRLTRDIWLHEGPRAFYKGLVPSLLGIIPYAGIDLAAYETLKDLSRVHILHDTEPGPLVQLGCGTISGALGATCVYPLQVIRTRLQAQRTNSTDAYKGMSDVFRRTFQREGYRGFYKGLLPNLLKVVPAASITYMVYEKMKKSLDLD